The following is a genomic window from bacterium.
GTGAGGCGGCGAAGGAGCGGATCGAAGTTGGCCCGAACGGGGTTCGAATGGCGATCGATGGCTGGGCGGCGCTTCCCGAGGCGTTGGCGCGACGGCTCGTTCGCCACGCGATGCGCGCGGCCGGTCTCGAGCGAGACGTCCGCCGGGTCCATCTCGAGCGGATGCTCGCGTTCCTGCGCCGCGGTCGCGCAGCCGGACGGGATCTTCGCCTCGAACTTCCCGCGGGGAAAGTGCTTCGTCGGCTCGACGATGCATTCCTCCTCTCGACGGCCGACGAACCCGGGCAGATGGGTCGGGCCGGGAATGCTACTGTCTCCCTGCGGGACTGATCGGGTCGCCCGCATCGCCGGTTGGCGCCTCGACATCGGCAAGACCGGCCACAAACGATCCGACCAGGAGCCGAAAAGAGATCTCGAGCGAGCAGGACGTGTGAACGGGGCGAGGGGCCCGCGCCCCGTCCCCGAGCGAACCCGTCGTCCGGTCCGAACGTCCCACGAAAGCGAGTGGGGGAACCGTCCGGGCGGGCAACGCGCACTCGGCGTTTCAACCCCCGCTCGAGACAGCGCCAACAGAAGCGCCCGCAGCCACGCGCCCCGTGGACCCATCGCGAGGCGGCCCTCGATCCACCGGATCCGGCCGGCCTCACACGACACGCCCGTCGATCGGAGCAAGGTGTGAATCAGCAGTTCTACAAGAACCTGGCCCTCTGGGTCGTGATCCTCGTGGTCATGCTCCTTCTCTTCACGACGTTGAAGACGAACGAGAGCCCGGTTCCGAAGATCGCCTTCAGCGAGTTCATGGAGCAGGTCGAGACCAACCAGGTCGAGGCCGTCGTGATCGAGGAAGGCAACATCGAGGGCAAGTTCACCGACGGCCGCAAGTTCACGAGCTATGCGCCGCCGACCTCGATCGACGGAGACTTCCTCGAGAACCTGAACGGCCGCAACATCGAGGTCGACGTCAAGCCGCGGGACGAGGGCGGCTTCTGGCGTCAGATCCTGATCATGTGGTTCCCGCTCGTCCTCTTCATCGGTCTCTGGATCTTCTTCATCCGCCAGATGCAGAGCGGCGGCGGGAAGGCGATGAGCTTCGGCAAGTCGAAGGCACGCCTGCTGACCGAGAACCAGCACCAGGTGACGTTCAAGGACGTGGCGGGGATCGAAGAGTCGAAGACCGAGCTCGAAGAGATCATCGAGTTCCTCCGCGAGCCCAAGAAGTTCACGCGTCTCGGCGGCCGCATTCCGAAGGGTGTGCTGCTGGTGGGGCCGCCCGGCACGGGCAAGACGCTCCTCGCCCGCGCCGTGGCCGGTGAGGCCGGCGTTCCCTTCTTCTCGATCTCGGGCTCCGACTTCGTCGAGATGTTCGTCGGCGTCGGCGCGAGCCGCGTCCGCGACCTCTTCCTGCAGGGCAAGAAGCAGGCGCCGTGCATCATCTTCATCGACGAGATCGACGCCGTCGGCCGCCACCGCGGCGCCGGCATGGGCGGTGGTCACGACGAGCGCGAGCAGACGCTGAACCAGCTCCTCGTCGAGATGGACGGATTCGAGTCCAACGAGGGCGTGATCATGATCGCGGCCCCCAAGCGGCCCGACGTGCTCGACCCCGCGCTCCTCCGCCCCGGTCGTTTCGATCGCCGCGTGGTCGTGCCGCGACCGGATCTCAAGGGCCGGCTCGAGATCCTCAAGATCCACACCCGCCGCGTTCCGCTCGCCGACGACGTCGACCTCGAGCTCCAGGCGCGGGGTACGCCTGGCTTCGTCGGTGCGGACCTGCAGAACCTGGTGAACGAGGCCGCGCTCCTCGCGGCGCGCCGCAACGCGAGCCGCGTGGCGCACGAGGATTTCGAGAACGCGAAGGACAAGGTCCTGATGGGGACCGAACGACGCAGTATGATCATGTCCGACGAGGACAAGCGGATCACGGCCTACCACGAGGCTGGGCACGCTCTGGTCGCGCTGCTCACGCCCGACGACTCGGACCCGGTCCACAAGGTCACGATCATTCCCCGCGGCATGGCCCTCGGACTCACGCAGACGCTCCCCGTCGAGGACCGGCTGAACTACACCGAGTCCGAGATCTACGCGGTCATCCGCTACGCGATGGGCGGGCGCGCCGCCGAGGACATCGTCTTCGACCACTTCTCGACCGGCGCCTCGAACGATCTGCAGCAGGCGACCAACTGGGCGCGGCGCATGGTCACCGAGTACGGCATGAGCAAGGAGCTCGGTCCGGTCTCGTACGCGGGGGAGGGGGGCGACGTCTTCCTCGGCCGCGACTTCGCGACCCGTAAGGACTACTCGGAGCAGAAGGCTCGCGAGATCGATGACGAGGTCTCGGGGATCCTCGGCGCGAAGTACGACGAGGCGAAGCAGCTGTTGCTCGACAACCGCGCGCTGCTCGACGGCGTCGCCGAGGCGCTGCTCGAGCGGGAGACCCTGGAAGGGCCGCAGCTGCAGGCGCTCCTCAAGGGCGAGCCGCTTCCGGACCTGAGCGCCGAAGCATCCAACGGCCGGGCGGAGCCCGCGACGGGGACGCGGGACGACGATATTCCCGACGGGAACGCCGGGGGCAACATTCCAGACCCGGAGCCGATGCCCAGCTGAGTCGCTGGGTGGTGGGCCGGGGCGAGCGGGCGAGCTGAGGGGCGATCGCGTTGCTCAAATACCTGGGGCAGCTCATGTCGGATCTGGTGGAGTTCTTCGACTCCCGGTTCGACCCATTCCGCGACACGCTCGACATCCTGCTCGTCGCCGGGGGCATCTACTGGCTGCTCCTGCTGATCCGAGGCACGCGGGCCATCCAGATCCTGGTGGGCCTGATCGTGTTGATCGCGCTCACTCTGGTGTCCCAGCTGCTCGAGCTCGCCGCCCTCGGTCTGATCCTCGAGCGCCTGCTCGAGCCCGCGGTCGTGATCATCGTGATCCTCTTCCAGAACGACATCCGGCGCGCGCTCGCCCGGGTGGGGCGCGGGATCTTCCCGTCGTTCTCGAACGCCCAGGAGATCCAGGTCGTCGAGGAGATCGTGCGGGCAGCGGGCTCGCTCTCCCAGCGCCGTCATGGGGCGCTGATCGTCCTCGAGCGCGAGAGCAACCTCGGGGATCTGATCGAAGCCGGGGTTCCCGTCGATGCGGCGCTCTCGAAGGAGCTGCTCTCGAGCATCTTCCAGCCGTCGTCGCCGATGCACGACGGCGCGGTCGTGATCCAGGAGGGCCGCGTCGCGAGCGCCGGCTGCATCCTGCCCCTCACGCTCCGGACCGACCTGCCGGAAGGGCTCGGCACCCGTCACCGCGCCGCGGTCGGCATCACCGAAGAGACCGACGCCCTCGTCGTCGTCGTGTCCGAGGAGACGTCGAGCATCTCCGTCGTCCTCGGCGGCGAGATGCTGCGGGGCCTCGACGCGCCGCGCCTCCGGGTCGTCCTGCGCGACGTCCTCGGCGGCGAACGCAAGGAGCTGCCGGACGCCGGCGAAGTCATCGGCGGCCTCGAGGTGGCCGAGGAGCCCGGCTCCGGACAGGCGACCGCGAGCTAGACCGATCCCGACGCCGGGTGCGAGGATCCGGTCGTCCCGTCCCCGCCGAGACCGGTGCGGGCACCGAAAGGAGTGCGGCGAAACGTGGCGTCGCGATTCGAAAACCTGAGGCCGGGCGTCTTCGTGCTCGCCCTCGCGATCAGCATCTTCATCTGGTTCGTCGCCCAGGGCACGTCGAGCGTCATTCAGTCCTTCGACGTCGAGGTCGAGCTGGTGGGCGTGGAGGACGGTCTCGTCGTGACCGACCAGAGCTCCGACGAGGTGAACGTCCGCCTGCGCGGAAGCCGCGCGGCGCTCCGGAACCTCGACACGGACCAGCTCAAGTACCGGATCGACGCCGGGGGCGGAAAGCCGGGCGTGGCCGTCTACGACGTCGACGTCGATACGATCGACCACCCCACCGGTACGCAGTTCGTGGGTTATTCCCCCTCCAGACTGCAGGTCCGATTCGAGAAACGAGGACGCAAGGCGGTCGCCGTTCGTGCCGACTACGAAGGTGAGCCCGCGCCCGGATTCCACGTGGCGGGGGTCGACATCGAGCCCCAGAAGGTCTGGCTCGAGGGAGCACGCAGCCAGGTCATGCGCCTCAACGAGGTGGTGACCGAATCGATCGACATCGCTGGCCTCGCCGCCAACGCCAAGGAGGAAGTCCGTCTCGTACTCGGGGCGGGCACCGTCTGGGCCGAGGACAACGCGCCGGTCCAGGTCACCATCCGAATCGAAGCCGACC
Proteins encoded in this region:
- the ftsH gene encoding ATP-dependent zinc metalloprotease FtsH, with the translated sequence MNQQFYKNLALWVVILVVMLLLFTTLKTNESPVPKIAFSEFMEQVETNQVEAVVIEEGNIEGKFTDGRKFTSYAPPTSIDGDFLENLNGRNIEVDVKPRDEGGFWRQILIMWFPLVLFIGLWIFFIRQMQSGGGKAMSFGKSKARLLTENQHQVTFKDVAGIEESKTELEEIIEFLREPKKFTRLGGRIPKGVLLVGPPGTGKTLLARAVAGEAGVPFFSISGSDFVEMFVGVGASRVRDLFLQGKKQAPCIIFIDEIDAVGRHRGAGMGGGHDEREQTLNQLLVEMDGFESNEGVIMIAAPKRPDVLDPALLRPGRFDRRVVVPRPDLKGRLEILKIHTRRVPLADDVDLELQARGTPGFVGADLQNLVNEAALLAARRNASRVAHEDFENAKDKVLMGTERRSMIMSDEDKRITAYHEAGHALVALLTPDDSDPVHKVTIIPRGMALGLTQTLPVEDRLNYTESEIYAVIRYAMGGRAAEDIVFDHFSTGASNDLQQATNWARRMVTEYGMSKELGPVSYAGEGGDVFLGRDFATRKDYSEQKAREIDDEVSGILGAKYDEAKQLLLDNRALLDGVAEALLERETLEGPQLQALLKGEPLPDLSAEASNGRAEPATGTRDDDIPDGNAGGNIPDPEPMPS
- the cdaA gene encoding diadenylate cyclase CdaA, with protein sequence MLKYLGQLMSDLVEFFDSRFDPFRDTLDILLVAGGIYWLLLLIRGTRAIQILVGLIVLIALTLVSQLLELAALGLILERLLEPAVVIIVILFQNDIRRALARVGRGIFPSFSNAQEIQVVEEIVRAAGSLSQRRHGALIVLERESNLGDLIEAGVPVDAALSKELLSSIFQPSSPMHDGAVVIQEGRVASAGCILPLTLRTDLPEGLGTRHRAAVGITEETDALVVVVSEETSSISVVLGGEMLRGLDAPRLRVVLRDVLGGERKELPDAGEVIGGLEVAEEPGSGQATAS
- a CDS encoding CdaR family protein, yielding MASRFENLRPGVFVLALAISIFIWFVAQGTSSVIQSFDVEVELVGVEDGLVVTDQSSDEVNVRLRGSRAALRNLDTDQLKYRIDAGGGKPGVAVYDVDVDTIDHPTGTQFVGYSPSRLQVRFEKRGRKAVAVRADYEGEPAPGFHVAGVDIEPQKVWLEGARSQVMRLNEVVTESIDIAGLAANAKEEVRLVLGAGTVWAEDNAPVQVTIRIEADPVPEPVIDLEDADLEDPSLPDEGGAAAEQT